One window of bacterium genomic DNA carries:
- a CDS encoding Gfo/Idh/MocA family oxidoreductase, with the protein MPEPITICLVGTNNFAASHARSIRQMEQEGLARQTCAVIRRPDVYAAAVAEYEARGVKVYNSYAEMLQAEHGHTQLVALPVAIPDHAETTIAALEAGYDVLLEKPPAPVIQQIDAMIEAERRTGHFCCVGFQNQSKCTTRAVKRLICDGKLGQVRRINVMAEWIRDDAYYARNAWAGRIMHEGKICLDGPTCNALAHYLFNALYWASSEWGHASDPLSVRGELYHAHPIQSVDTSAVAVKTASGVDVTYLTTLAGWKTRGPWSHIEGEQGAVDWAISGDATVTWADGTQEVIPDDGTREHDEVFRNCIRFMQGVDAELNGPLAMARPYVLALNGAWESAGAPVTVAPEFVTREPREKSIFTGLNDISDWLDRGYAAGKTYAEVGAPWAVATDWFDMTGYREFTHTYPDSE; encoded by the coding sequence TTGCCCGAGCCGATCACCATCTGTCTCGTCGGAACCAACAACTTCGCGGCCAGCCACGCGCGCTCCATCCGCCAGATGGAGCAGGAGGGCCTGGCGCGGCAGACCTGTGCCGTCATCCGCCGGCCGGACGTATACGCCGCGGCGGTGGCGGAGTACGAAGCCCGCGGGGTGAAGGTCTACAACTCCTATGCGGAGATGCTGCAGGCCGAACACGGCCACACGCAGCTTGTGGCTCTCCCCGTGGCCATCCCCGACCACGCGGAGACGACCATCGCGGCCCTCGAGGCCGGCTATGACGTGCTGCTGGAGAAGCCCCCGGCCCCCGTCATCCAGCAGATTGATGCCATGATCGAGGCCGAGCGGCGCACCGGCCACTTCTGCTGCGTGGGCTTCCAGAACCAGTCCAAGTGCACCACCCGCGCCGTCAAGCGGCTGATCTGCGACGGGAAGCTCGGGCAGGTCCGGCGGATCAATGTCATGGCGGAGTGGATCCGCGACGACGCCTACTACGCCCGCAACGCCTGGGCCGGGCGGATCATGCACGAGGGCAAGATCTGCCTGGACGGCCCCACCTGCAACGCCCTGGCCCACTACCTGTTCAACGCGCTGTACTGGGCTTCGTCCGAGTGGGGCCATGCCAGCGACCCGCTGAGCGTGCGCGGCGAGCTGTACCACGCCCACCCGATCCAGAGCGTGGACACCAGCGCCGTGGCGGTCAAGACGGCCAGCGGCGTGGACGTCACGTACCTGACGACGCTGGCCGGCTGGAAGACGCGGGGGCCGTGGAGCCACATCGAGGGCGAGCAGGGGGCCGTGGACTGGGCCATCAGCGGCGACGCGACCGTGACCTGGGCCGATGGCACCCAGGAGGTGATCCCCGACGACGGCACCCGCGAGCATGACGAGGTCTTCCGCAACTGCATCCGCTTCATGCAGGGCGTGGACGCGGAGCTGAACGGCCCGCTGGCGATGGCCCGCCCGTACGTGCTGGCGCTCAACGGCGCGTGGGAATCGGCCGGGGCGCCGGTGACGGTGGCCCCCGAGTTCGTCACCCGCGAGCCGCGCGAGAAGTCCATCTTCACCGGCCTGAACGACATCAGCGACTGGCTGGACCGCGGTTACGCCGCCGGCAAGACCTACGCCGAGGTGGGCGCGCCCTGGGCCGTCGCGACCGACTGGTTCGACATGACGGGCTACCGCGAGTTCACGCACACCTACCCGGACAGCGAATAG
- a CDS encoding Gfo/Idh/MocA family oxidoreductase gives MPDVYRVAFVGTGGISRTHAKYYVENPATRIVAACDIDPEKLRGFREQFDVPAGYEDYEELLAREQPDILSICTWHGTHAEISIAAAEAGVRGILAEKPMGQDLGQARDMVQAAEDHGAKLAVHHQLRFAPSYVAARRAIAHGAIGAPLSLFWRTGGGMLNNGCHGIDLFRWMLGDPAWTGVIAQVERTTNRYERGLPAEDKTAAIIRFEGNHELVLEVDMLGEERAQTSYQLCGPEGVIKADFHNAIMLNDEQKGWQDLELLPQPSPLEELIAWMEGGPEHRNSGRRAVVTEEIMMAIYASARLRQLVEPPFDKLTSPLVEMVREGTLAVSEPAYDIRSEAALNYERTRGRV, from the coding sequence ATGCCCGACGTCTATCGCGTCGCCTTCGTGGGCACCGGCGGGATCTCCCGCACCCATGCGAAGTACTACGTCGAGAACCCCGCCACGCGCATCGTGGCCGCCTGCGACATTGACCCCGAGAAGCTGCGGGGCTTCCGCGAGCAGTTCGATGTCCCCGCCGGCTACGAGGACTACGAGGAGCTGTTGGCGCGCGAACAGCCGGACATTCTCAGCATCTGCACCTGGCACGGCACCCATGCCGAGATCAGCATCGCCGCCGCCGAAGCGGGCGTGCGCGGCATCCTGGCCGAGAAGCCGATGGGCCAGGACCTGGGCCAGGCCCGCGACATGGTCCAGGCCGCCGAGGACCACGGGGCCAAGCTGGCGGTGCACCACCAGCTTCGCTTCGCCCCCTCGTATGTGGCGGCGCGGCGGGCCATCGCTCACGGGGCGATCGGCGCACCCCTATCCCTGTTCTGGCGCACCGGCGGCGGGATGCTCAACAACGGCTGCCACGGGATTGACCTGTTCCGCTGGATGCTGGGTGACCCGGCCTGGACGGGGGTCATCGCACAGGTCGAGCGCACCACCAACCGCTACGAGCGCGGCCTGCCTGCCGAAGACAAGACCGCCGCCATCATCCGCTTCGAGGGCAATCACGAGTTGGTGCTGGAAGTGGACATGCTGGGCGAAGAGCGCGCCCAGACGTCCTATCAGCTCTGCGGCCCCGAGGGCGTCATCAAGGCGGACTTCCACAACGCGATCATGCTCAACGACGAGCAGAAGGGCTGGCAGGACCTGGAGCTGTTGCCCCAGCCCTCGCCGCTGGAGGAGCTCATCGCGTGGATGGAGGGCGGACCAGAGCACCGCAACTCCGGGCGGCGGGCCGTCGTCACCGAAGAGATCATGATGGCCATCTACGCGTCGGCGCGCCTACGCCAGCTTGTCGAGCCGCCCTTCGACAAGCTCACCTCACCCCTGGTGGAGATGGTGCGGGAAGGCACGCTGGCCGTCAGTGAGCCCGCCTACGACATCCGCAGCGAAGCGGCCCTGAACTACGAGCGCACGCGGGGGCGCGTCTGA
- a CDS encoding YfhO family protein — translation MRVTEPWAAMDDRKRRTIVVVAALALGLPVLFMGPTLLLGRPLIRDDAAQYVYPQFHAYAQALRSGHLYLWDTHQYCGLPALATGQSMGLYPPHLLLFRALPWQCAIHMGYWLHLALALAGFMLVARRLGLSTAAAAPGALLYTYSGYQAAHLVHYNFVAGVAHLPLMVWLLDRALARGRWRDWGLLGLEAALAFLVAHPQVFLISAFACVLWLCLARTSPSSAGGPPARDEGRAGEAACPTRRTARLWGLLAAGAVFLLLIMPQLLPTVEMARLSREAFAHTSITTAEFAESYGYGQLDLIRLILPNLFGTVETSVVGGGPQFHETCAYVGVAGLLLALAGLVLGKGRRGWWFCVAAVALGAVLMWSGNPLYGLTAKLPFVSSFRAMGRWAPMPIFALALLGAMAFESLPTATPERRHGALKLVGLVGGLLTLALLALWVTFGAESGALTLPGHPDRAIPVANMAAAIYNWLVGWEPVVLLAGLVLTCVGLWGRMRPRWRAAVLLVAVGLPLWQFWGLTNHAGPRDYYILRPDIPCVNRVTTLPPALVRPDGWPEKQDLDPVYGWRDLLTPALGTVFGASYAEGYKQGLVTPSTLRMWTEYIRYGTQAFTGVVDTTAETIERVGTPAERMKRFHRLCGVASIVTPGRISDPDLVLVKDGPVRVYHYGDDRRLAWLVGTTIVVPEPEEQLQTVKLRSFDPMKQVVLDRDVPGVGQELPFMSADVYGPQGDFSTTSPLPAVLVVSQAWYPGWRASVDGKPAPLLRANYAFCAVPVPAGQHHVRLVFAPPLWRLGLLLALAGLIVFVLLVWRGAPRGDEGGAR, via the coding sequence GTGCGAGTCACGGAACCATGGGCCGCAATGGACGACCGCAAGCGCCGGACAATCGTGGTTGTCGCCGCCCTGGCGCTGGGGCTGCCGGTGCTCTTCATGGGCCCGACACTGCTGCTGGGCCGCCCGCTGATCCGTGACGACGCCGCCCAGTACGTCTACCCTCAGTTCCACGCCTACGCCCAGGCCCTGCGGAGCGGCCATTTGTACCTGTGGGACACGCACCAGTACTGCGGCCTTCCGGCGCTGGCCACGGGCCAGAGCATGGGCCTGTACCCGCCGCACCTGCTGCTGTTCCGGGCGCTGCCCTGGCAGTGTGCCATACACATGGGCTACTGGCTGCACCTGGCCCTGGCCTTAGCCGGCTTCATGCTCGTGGCGCGACGGCTGGGGCTGTCCACCGCAGCGGCAGCTCCGGGGGCGTTGCTGTACACGTACAGCGGCTATCAGGCCGCCCACCTCGTGCACTACAACTTCGTGGCCGGAGTGGCACACCTGCCGCTGATGGTGTGGCTACTGGACCGGGCACTGGCCCGGGGGCGCTGGCGCGACTGGGGCCTGTTGGGGCTCGAGGCAGCCCTGGCCTTCCTGGTGGCCCATCCCCAAGTGTTTCTCATCAGTGCCTTCGCGTGTGTGCTGTGGCTGTGCCTGGCGCGGACCTCTCCGAGTAGCGCGGGCGGCCCGCCCGCGCGCGACGAGGGCCGGGCAGGCGAGGCCGCCTGCCCTACTCGCCGCACAGCTCGCCTGTGGGGCCTCCTCGCCGCCGGCGCGGTCTTCCTGCTGCTCATCATGCCCCAGCTTCTGCCGACGGTCGAGATGGCGCGGCTGAGTCGGGAGGCCTTTGCCCACACCTCCATCACCACGGCCGAGTTCGCAGAGAGCTACGGCTACGGGCAGCTTGACCTCATCCGGCTCATCCTGCCCAACCTCTTCGGGACAGTGGAGACAAGCGTCGTGGGCGGGGGACCGCAGTTCCACGAGACCTGCGCGTACGTCGGTGTCGCCGGGTTGCTGCTGGCGCTGGCGGGCCTGGTGCTGGGGAAGGGCAGGCGAGGCTGGTGGTTCTGTGTGGCGGCGGTGGCGCTCGGCGCGGTGCTCATGTGGTCCGGGAACCCGCTGTATGGGCTGACGGCCAAGCTGCCCTTCGTCAGCAGCTTCCGCGCGATGGGCCGGTGGGCGCCTATGCCGATCTTCGCCCTGGCGCTGCTGGGGGCCATGGCCTTCGAGAGTCTGCCCACCGCGACGCCGGAGCGGCGGCACGGGGCGCTGAAGCTGGTGGGACTGGTCGGGGGCCTGCTCACGCTGGCGCTGCTGGCGCTGTGGGTGACCTTCGGGGCCGAGAGCGGTGCTCTGACCCTCCCGGGCCACCCCGACAGGGCGATCCCCGTCGCGAACATGGCCGCGGCCATCTACAACTGGCTGGTCGGGTGGGAACCGGTCGTCCTGCTGGCGGGGCTGGTGCTGACGTGTGTAGGCCTGTGGGGGCGGATGCGGCCGCGCTGGCGGGCGGCCGTCCTGCTGGTGGCGGTGGGGTTGCCCCTGTGGCAGTTCTGGGGTCTGACCAACCACGCGGGGCCCAGGGACTACTACATCCTGAGACCTGACATCCCGTGCGTCAATCGTGTGACCACGCTGCCGCCGGCGCTGGTCCGGCCCGACGGTTGGCCCGAGAAGCAGGACCTGGACCCGGTCTACGGATGGCGCGACCTGCTCACCCCCGCCCTGGGCACGGTCTTCGGCGCCAGCTATGCCGAGGGCTACAAGCAGGGCCTCGTCACACCCTCGACGCTGCGCATGTGGACCGAGTACATCCGCTATGGCACACAGGCTTTCACAGGCGTCGTGGACACCACGGCCGAGACCATCGAGCGCGTTGGCACCCCCGCCGAGCGCATGAAGCGGTTCCACCGGCTGTGCGGGGTCGCCTCCATCGTGACCCCCGGCCGGATCAGTGACCCCGACCTGGTCCTGGTCAAGGACGGGCCCGTGCGGGTCTATCACTACGGTGACGACCGGCGTCTGGCCTGGCTGGTGGGGACGACTATCGTCGTCCCCGAGCCCGAGGAGCAGCTCCAGACGGTGAAGCTGCGTTCGTTCGACCCAATGAAGCAAGTTGTGCTGGACCGCGACGTACCGGGCGTGGGGCAGGAACTGCCCTTCATGAGCGCCGACGTCTACGGCCCACAGGGCGACTTCAGCACCACCAGCCCGCTCCCGGCCGTGCTGGTCGTCTCCCAGGCCTGGTATCCGGGCTGGAGGGCCTCGGTGGATGGGAAGCCCGCGCCGCTGCTGCGGGCAAACTACGCCTTCTGCGCCGTCCCGGTGCCGGCGGGCCAGCATCATGTGCGGCTCGTCTTCGCGCCGCCCCTGTGGCGGCTGGGCCTGCTGCTGGCGCTGGCAGGGCTGATTGTGTTCGTCCTGCTCGTGTGGCGCGGGGCGCCGCGAGGGGACGAGGGGGGCGCCCGGTGA
- a CDS encoding iron-sulfur cluster assembly scaffold protein, which yields MYSEKVLEHFREPRNVGELENPDAVGDVGNPKCGDMMRITMKIDPETERIEDIKFQTFGCGAAIAVSSMLTELVKGMTLQEALQVDNQTVVDELGGLPPVKMHCSVLGEQGIAMALKDYYSKHPEKTMPADLEAKLEKLEKIDPHGDGH from the coding sequence GTGTACTCAGAGAAGGTCCTGGAGCATTTCCGCGAGCCGCGCAATGTCGGCGAGCTTGAGAACCCGGATGCCGTCGGTGATGTGGGCAACCCCAAGTGTGGGGACATGATGCGCATCACCATGAAGATTGACCCCGAGACCGAGCGCATCGAGGACATCAAGTTCCAGACGTTCGGCTGCGGGGCTGCCATCGCCGTCAGCTCGATGCTGACGGAACTCGTCAAGGGCATGACGCTGCAGGAAGCCCTGCAGGTAGACAACCAGACGGTGGTGGACGAGTTGGGGGGCCTGCCGCCGGTGAAGATGCACTGCTCGGTGCTGGGCGAGCAGGGCATTGCCATGGCGCTGAAGGACTACTACTCCAAGCACCCGGAGAAGACGATGCCGGCAGACCTGGAAGCGAAGCTGGAGAAGCTGGAGAAGATAGACCCGCACGGCGACGGCCACTAG
- a CDS encoding VWA domain-containing protein: protein MKHLLPLAVIVSLILACCVTAHASQGAGHVYVALKAMEQAPPAVRAIIDSNPNAYFAGATGPDIALTTWLIAEAFGWHHPGVEAHYEKTGQLIANMLRIASTYPEGAARNQGLAFALGWLTHYCTDCVVHPLVNECGGSFSAGSEHQIRHKQLEVVECAHVYEKKYGDLDTQYSISSLAVPIDLIRAGFYATYPDKVVYSPELNAMQGAGSFVADLAKSSLLMAQATSWLVSAYRGEWNPARGPVFSTVLKGYTPTPDEYKGLMNPLRIDRVELEEPDRDAGETEGKLKVTYSITDLKLYKLFCNQWDSRIGRAVSNAVNLFNAYASNPGGFMPPDRNLDTGGAEGSTFDLAQEWPGQPEINEVLAFADITGPENRDVSRLDKTGQWYPIPFRLPGVGGDNIGAISQAKGWNSGETGTAFLKIPFDCSKVGDYHAKIRLAFAQKPSKRVFGWPEQGQTVEATWEGDLLGAKPELSILFLVDTSGSMDGSKIAAARAAVKASVDQTNDGKTEWCLVRFGGCSVKVICRFSMDAAKIKAAADLLGAGGDTPLVYGREKALAYLTGRGQGQQGRLVILCDGQNNCTEHGGITQPEASAQLQRLMQEVQTMPLGGGR, encoded by the coding sequence ATGAAGCATCTGCTGCCACTGGCAGTGATTGTGAGCCTCATCCTTGCCTGCTGTGTCACCGCCCATGCCAGCCAAGGCGCCGGACACGTGTATGTCGCCCTCAAGGCCATGGAACAGGCCCCTCCGGCCGTTCGCGCCATCATTGACTCCAACCCCAACGCCTACTTCGCCGGCGCCACCGGCCCCGACATCGCCCTGACGACCTGGCTGATCGCCGAGGCCTTCGGGTGGCACCACCCCGGTGTCGAAGCGCACTACGAGAAGACCGGCCAACTGATCGCGAACATGCTGCGGATCGCATCCACCTACCCGGAGGGCGCGGCGCGCAACCAGGGCCTGGCCTTCGCGCTCGGGTGGCTCACCCACTACTGTACGGACTGCGTGGTTCATCCGCTGGTCAATGAGTGCGGCGGCTCCTTCAGCGCCGGCTCCGAGCACCAGATCCGCCACAAGCAGCTCGAGGTCGTCGAGTGCGCCCACGTCTACGAGAAGAAGTACGGCGACCTCGACACCCAGTACAGCATCAGTTCCCTGGCTGTGCCGATTGACCTGATCCGAGCCGGTTTCTACGCCACCTACCCCGACAAGGTCGTCTACAGCCCCGAGCTGAACGCCATGCAGGGCGCCGGGTCGTTCGTGGCGGACCTCGCGAAGTCGTCCCTGCTGATGGCCCAGGCTACGTCCTGGCTCGTGAGCGCCTACCGCGGGGAATGGAACCCGGCGCGCGGACCGGTTTTCAGCACCGTGCTCAAGGGCTACACCCCTACGCCGGACGAGTACAAGGGCCTGATGAACCCCTTGCGCATTGACCGCGTCGAGCTGGAGGAACCGGACCGCGATGCCGGCGAGACCGAGGGCAAGCTGAAGGTCACCTACAGCATCACCGACCTGAAGCTCTACAAGCTCTTCTGCAACCAGTGGGACAGCCGCATCGGGCGGGCCGTCAGCAACGCGGTGAACCTGTTCAACGCCTATGCGTCCAACCCCGGGGGCTTCATGCCGCCCGACCGAAATCTGGACACGGGCGGGGCCGAGGGCTCCACCTTCGACCTGGCGCAGGAATGGCCAGGTCAGCCGGAGATCAACGAGGTGCTGGCCTTCGCCGACATCACCGGCCCTGAGAACCGCGATGTATCGCGCCTGGACAAGACCGGGCAGTGGTACCCCATCCCCTTCCGTCTGCCGGGCGTCGGCGGCGACAACATCGGCGCAATCAGCCAGGCGAAGGGCTGGAACAGCGGCGAGACCGGTACGGCCTTCCTGAAGATCCCCTTCGACTGCAGCAAGGTGGGCGACTACCATGCCAAGATCCGCCTGGCGTTCGCGCAGAAACCCTCGAAGCGGGTATTCGGTTGGCCGGAGCAGGGCCAGACCGTCGAGGCGACCTGGGAAGGCGACCTGCTGGGCGCCAAGCCAGAGCTGTCCATCCTGTTTCTGGTAGACACCAGTGGGAGCATGGACGGGAGCAAGATCGCCGCCGCTCGGGCGGCGGTGAAGGCCTCCGTGGATCAGACCAATGACGGCAAGACCGAGTGGTGCCTGGTGCGGTTCGGCGGCTGCAGCGTCAAGGTGATCTGCCGCTTCAGCATGGACGCGGCCAAGATCAAGGCTGCCGCTGACCTGCTGGGCGCCGGGGGAGACACCCCGCTGGTCTACGGCCGGGAGAAGGCGCTGGCGTACCTGACGGGCCGGGGCCAGGGCCAGCAGGGCCGTCTCGTGATCCTGTGCGATGGCCAGAACAATTGCACCGAGCACGGTGGCATCACCCAGCCGGAAGCCAGCGCCCAGCTCCAGAGACTCATGCAGGAAGTCCAGACCATGCCGCTGGGAGGTGGCCGCTGA
- the recO gene encoding DNA repair protein RecO: MRTYNATGITLAVHKYGDTGRVATFLTEEHGKVEAAARGVGKPGSKLAAAVEPLTVSKLQFAQGRGLDRLAQAEVMEAYLPLRHDLQGLAHASYLLELTDLLTEPGDPVPGLFADLTAALAAIVAGDDAELLAQAFTLRLFARQGMAPELRECVECGGPLEGEAGYVPAQGGFVCRRCTPGTQGRLTVSGQSLGALRSLLTMPLSHLRRLSLTPAARREMGRVIQAHTDYHVGEQLKSRKFLDKLHRA, translated from the coding sequence ATGCGCACCTACAATGCCACCGGCATCACTCTGGCTGTGCACAAGTATGGCGACACGGGACGTGTCGCCACTTTTCTTACCGAGGAGCACGGCAAGGTCGAGGCGGCGGCGCGGGGGGTGGGGAAGCCGGGGAGCAAGCTGGCGGCTGCCGTCGAGCCCCTGACGGTCTCGAAGCTGCAATTCGCCCAGGGCCGGGGGCTGGACCGTCTGGCCCAGGCGGAGGTCATGGAGGCCTACCTGCCGCTGCGTCACGATCTGCAGGGCCTGGCCCATGCCAGCTACCTGCTGGAGCTGACCGACCTGCTGACCGAGCCGGGGGACCCCGTGCCAGGTCTGTTTGCGGACCTGACGGCCGCTCTGGCGGCCATCGTCGCCGGGGATGATGCAGAGCTGCTCGCCCAGGCGTTCACGCTACGGCTGTTCGCCCGGCAAGGCATGGCCCCGGAGTTGCGGGAATGCGTGGAGTGCGGCGGCCCGCTGGAGGGGGAGGCGGGGTATGTACCGGCCCAGGGGGGCTTTGTGTGCCGCCGGTGCACGCCGGGCACGCAGGGGCGGCTGACCGTGTCGGGGCAGTCGCTGGGAGCGCTTCGGTCGCTGCTGACGATGCCGCTCAGTCACTTGAGGCGCCTGAGCCTGACCCCGGCCGCGCGGCGGGAGATGGGGCGGGTCATCCAGGCCCACACGGACTACCATGTGGGCGAGCAGCTCAAGAGCCGCAAGTTCCTCGACAAGCTACACCGGGCGTGA
- the polX gene encoding DNA polymerase/3'-5' exonuclease PolX, which produces MDNAEIARFLAEIADLLNIAGENVFKVRSYERAAETVAALPQPVEKLAADGALTDIPGIGKSIAEVITEVVTTGQSSYREQLLEQAPEGLLEMLHIPGFGPRKAGQVYHELGISSLAQLETAAREGQLRGLKGFGAKTEEKILEGLAQLRAGQERALLGEALPLAEALVETVRAHPLVRQAEMAGSSRRRRETIGDLDILATSDQPGEVTVWFAAEGGLGHVELAGDTKVSGRTPSGLQVDLRVVPPECYGAALQYFTGSMQHNVRLRERAQKRGLTISEYGVFEGEAGAKGRQVAGDTEASVYAAVGLPWVPPELREDRGEIAAAEEGRLPALIDLPDIRCDLHMHTDASDGRLTLAELAQAGREHGYSHIAVTNHSEALVIANGLDRDRLLAQTDDIQQLNARLRGFTVLAGIEADILVDGSLDVPEAAWSGLDLVIGAIHSGFSGDADKMTQRIVTAMASGRMDILAHPTGRLLLGRKGYEVHVEKIIEAAVAHQVALEINANPHRLDLSDVNARLAVERGALLSINTDAHAGEELPLMRYGVMTARRGWIGPEAVINTWPLDELRRWLRERRSR; this is translated from the coding sequence ATGGACAACGCCGAGATCGCTCGTTTCCTGGCCGAAATCGCTGACCTGCTCAACATCGCGGGCGAGAACGTCTTCAAGGTCCGCAGCTACGAGCGCGCCGCGGAGACCGTGGCGGCCCTGCCCCAGCCGGTCGAGAAGCTGGCCGCCGACGGCGCTCTCACCGACATCCCCGGCATCGGCAAGAGCATTGCCGAGGTCATCACCGAAGTCGTCACCACCGGACAGTCCTCCTATCGCGAGCAGCTCCTCGAGCAGGCCCCCGAGGGCCTGCTGGAGATGCTGCACATCCCTGGCTTCGGCCCGCGCAAGGCGGGGCAGGTCTACCACGAGTTGGGAATCAGCAGCCTGGCGCAGCTGGAGACAGCCGCGCGAGAGGGCCAGTTGCGGGGGCTGAAGGGCTTTGGGGCCAAGACCGAGGAGAAGATACTGGAAGGCCTGGCGCAATTGCGGGCCGGGCAGGAGCGGGCGCTGTTGGGCGAGGCGCTGCCGTTGGCGGAGGCTCTCGTGGAGACGGTGCGGGCCCATCCGCTCGTGCGGCAGGCCGAGATGGCGGGCAGCTCACGCCGCCGCCGCGAGACCATCGGTGACCTGGACATCCTGGCCACCAGCGACCAGCCGGGGGAGGTCACGGTCTGGTTCGCCGCTGAGGGCGGCCTGGGCCATGTGGAGCTGGCTGGCGACACGAAGGTCAGTGGCCGCACCCCGTCGGGCCTGCAGGTGGACCTGCGGGTGGTACCGCCCGAGTGCTATGGTGCGGCCCTGCAGTACTTCACGGGCTCGATGCAGCACAATGTCCGCCTGCGCGAGCGTGCCCAGAAGCGCGGCCTGACCATCAGCGAGTACGGCGTCTTCGAGGGGGAAGCCGGCGCCAAGGGGCGGCAGGTGGCCGGCGACACCGAGGCGAGCGTCTACGCCGCTGTGGGGCTGCCGTGGGTGCCGCCCGAACTGCGCGAGGACCGGGGCGAGATCGCGGCGGCCGAGGAGGGTCGGCTGCCGGCGCTGATTGATCTGCCCGACATCCGTTGCGACCTGCACATGCACACCGACGCCAGCGACGGGCGCCTGACCCTGGCCGAACTGGCTCAGGCCGGCCGCGAGCATGGCTACAGCCACATCGCCGTCACCAACCACTCCGAGGCCCTGGTGATCGCCAACGGGCTGGACCGGGATCGCCTGCTGGCCCAGACTGACGACATACAGCAGCTCAATGCTCGCCTCCGGGGGTTCACTGTCCTGGCAGGCATCGAGGCCGATATCCTCGTGGACGGCTCGCTGGATGTGCCCGAGGCAGCCTGGTCGGGGCTCGATCTCGTGATTGGCGCCATCCACAGTGGCTTCAGCGGCGATGCGGACAAGATGACCCAGCGGATTGTCACAGCGATGGCGAGCGGTCGCATGGACATCCTGGCCCACCCGACCGGGCGTCTGCTCCTGGGGCGCAAGGGTTACGAGGTGCATGTGGAGAAGATCATCGAGGCGGCTGTGGCCCACCAGGTGGCTCTGGAGATCAACGCCAATCCGCACCGGTTGGACCTGTCGGACGTCAACGCCCGTCTGGCGGTCGAGCGGGGCGCGCTGCTGAGCATCAACACCGACGCTCACGCCGGCGAGGAGCTGCCCCTGATGCGGTATGGCGTGATGACGGCCCGGCGGGGCTGGATCGGGCCGGAAGCGGTCATCAATACCTGGCCCCTGGACGAGTTGCGCCGCTGGCTGCGGGAACGTCGCAGCCGCTGA
- the fabZ gene encoding 3-hydroxyacyl-ACP dehydratase FabZ: protein MPLDIKDIMKILPHRYPFLMVDRITELVSGQRAVGIKNVTANEPQFTGHWPENPVMPGVLMLEAMAQVGGIFLLTEADSTGKTAFFAGMDAVKFRRQVGPGDQLVITAELIRRKGNMGKVAVVARVGDEVAVEGEFMFALVDAAPEAQEAP, encoded by the coding sequence GTGCCTCTGGACATCAAGGACATCATGAAGATCCTGCCGCACCGCTATCCGTTCCTGATGGTGGATCGGATCACTGAGCTGGTCTCCGGCCAGCGCGCGGTGGGCATCAAGAACGTGACGGCCAACGAGCCGCAGTTCACCGGCCACTGGCCGGAGAACCCGGTCATGCCGGGGGTGCTGATGCTGGAGGCCATGGCCCAGGTCGGGGGCATCTTCCTGCTGACGGAGGCGGACTCGACGGGCAAGACGGCCTTCTTCGCCGGAATGGACGCGGTCAAATTCCGCCGGCAGGTCGGCCCTGGCGACCAACTCGTCATCACTGCCGAACTCATCCGGCGCAAGGGGAACATGGGTAAGGTGGCAGTCGTGGCGCGGGTGGGCGACGAGGTGGCGGTCGAGGGCGAGTTCATGTTCGCGCTGGTAGACGCGGCGCCCGAGGCGCAGGAGGCCCCGTAA